The genomic region GCTGCCGCCTGGTGAAGGAGTGGTGCCGGTCAACCGGGTTGTTGAACCCGAGCCGGTGGCAGCACGCTCTGCCGAATATTTTGACGAGCGGGTGACAACCCCCTCCTTCGAGCGTTTCTACCTCGTTCCCTCCTATCAGACGGCACAGCCGGGAGAAGCCGAAGCGCTCGATCTGCTGGCATCGATCCTCGGCGGGTCAACCACCGCACGCATTTACCGCAAGCTGATTGTAGAAGATGAAATCGCCACGGGGGCAGGGGCCTGGTTTCAGGGCGCTTCCAGGGGCCAGACCCGTTTCGGCCTCTATGGCAGGCCGCGCGGCAAATTCACCGTGGAAGACGTGGAGCGCGCCATTGCGGACGTACTCGACGACATCATCGAGAACGGGGTCAGCGAGGAAGAACTGAACCGCCAGCGCAATGCCCTGCTGAAAAGCGTCATTTTCGAGCGCGACAGCCAGACGACCCTTGCCCGCCTCTACGGCACGGTTCTTTCGCTGGGCGGTAAGATCGAGGACATCCACCAATGGCCGGATCGCATTGCCGCCGTAACCGTTGAGGACGTCAATGCTGTGGCACGCAAATATCTGCGCCCGCAGCGCTCCGTTACCTCCTATTTAAGGCCCAAGCCATGAACCGGAATTTTCCGCTGTTTCCTGCCACTCTGCGCTTTTTGGCGGTCTTGCTCATGGTGGTGGGCACGGTAACTGGCGCGCAGGCCGCCGACACCCGAGAAGTTACTTCGCCTTCAGGGATACGGTTCTGGATTGTTGAAGACTACACCGTTCCCATAGTGACACTGTCCTTCGAGTTTAAAGGGGGCGCCAATCAGGATCCGGCCGGAAAAGCCGGCCTTGCCGCCGTGCTTGCGGCAATGATGGATGAGGGAGCCGGCGGCATGGATGCTGCCGAGCTCAAGGCCGAGCTTGAGGCGCGCGGTATTGAAATGGGATTTTCCTCCGGCCGCGATGCCCTTAGTGGCGGCATGCGCGTTTTGGCAGAGGAAGTTCAAGGCGCGTTCACATTGCTCGCCGGCATTCTGGCAGCACCGGCATTCGAGGAGCAGGCGTTGGAACGCATCCGTGCAGGCTTCATTCAGCGGGCTGTGCGCAGCAAAACCAGTCCGCGGGCCATTCTAGCAAACACCATGCGGGACAACCTGTTTTCCAGGCACCCCTACAGCCTGGGCTCGCGCGGAGACGAGCGAACGCTTGCCCGCATCACCCGCCGGGATATCGTTGAACAGCACCAGCGCATTATGGCGCGCGACAACCTGACCATAGGCATCGTCGGTGCAATTGCGCCGCAGGATGCTGCAAGGATGGTGGATGAAGCCTTCTCCGCCCTGCCTGCAAATGCCGCCCTGGAGCCCGTTGGCGATGTCGAGCCGGTGTTTGGTTTCAAAAAGCACATCGAATTCAATACGCCGCAAACAACGGTTTCCATTGCCCTGCCGGGGGTCAAGCGTGCCGATCCCGATTTCTTTGCCGCCTATCTGATGAACCACATTCTTGGCGGCGGCACATTCTCCTCGCGGCTGTATGATGAAGTCCGGGAAAAGCGCGGCCTTGTCTACAATATCGGGTCGAATCTGAGCACGCTTCGCCACAGTGCCTATCTTTCCGCGGGATTTTCCACGAGGCCCGACCAGGCAGGACAGGCACTCGATCTCATGCTTGATGAAATACGCAGCATGGCCGAGAACGGACCGGAAGCAGGCGAACTGGAAGCGGCCAAGAAATTCGTTCTTGGCGCCTATGCGATCAACAACCTCGATACCTCGGCCAAGATTGCCGACGGGCTGGTTCGTCTTCAGGCCGAGGCGCTGCCCATTGATTATGTCGAGAAAAGGCCTGAATACATCAACTCGGTCACGCTCGATGATGTAAGGGA from Salaquimonas pukyongi harbors:
- a CDS encoding M16 family metallopeptidase, whose protein sequence is MNRNFPLFPATLRFLAVLLMVVGTVTGAQAADTREVTSPSGIRFWIVEDYTVPIVTLSFEFKGGANQDPAGKAGLAAVLAAMMDEGAGGMDAAELKAELEARGIEMGFSSGRDALSGGMRVLAEEVQGAFTLLAGILAAPAFEEQALERIRAGFIQRAVRSKTSPRAILANTMRDNLFSRHPYSLGSRGDERTLARITRRDIVEQHQRIMARDNLTIGIVGAIAPQDAARMVDEAFSALPANAALEPVGDVEPVFGFKKHIEFNTPQTTVSIALPGVKRADPDFFAAYLMNHILGGGTFSSRLYDEVREKRGLVYNIGSNLSTLRHSAYLSAGFSTRPDQAGQALDLMLDEIRSMAENGPEAGELEAAKKFVLGAYAINNLDTSAKIADGLVRLQAEALPIDYVEKRPEYINSVTLDDVREIASRLLSVEPAIVTIGPQPVLRDAAAN